The genomic interval TCCACCGATGGAAATCTTATCTTTCAACAGTTCCTGTAGCAAACTGTTGACCGCACGATGGTCATTTCCGGCCAAAACCAGATTGGCAGTATATTGGAGCCATTCGAGACGAATGCGCTGGCTGAAGCCAATCTGTTTCTGACGATTATTCATGTCTCCCTCCGTTCAATTTGAATCAGAGGGACAATCAGCTCTTCGATAGAAATTCCGCCGTGGCCAACGATGGTTTCGCTTTTCCGAATGAACGCCTTTCGATGTGGAGCCAGTAAGGCGCGATAATCATCCGGCAGGCCAAGCGACGGCCATTCTATGGCATCAGGAAAACGTTCCTTGACCGCTGCCCGCAACAGGTCATCCGGATACACGCGAACGCGTTCGCCCCGTACATCCGCGACCGCACCTTCAGCCGGTCGCCCACAACCTTTTGCCTCGATGTTGCCATGGTCGGAGCTCAAGAAAATCTGAAAGCCCTGGTCGAGAAGAGTGTCAATAAGTTCGGACATAAAACCCTGCATTGCCCATTGGTGCACCTGGTTGAGCATACCGGCGGCACCCAGTTCCATGCCGTGCATAATCTTGTCGACCTTGTCGACAACAATCCCGGCAACACGAATCTGTGGATGTGATATAATCTCGCGAACCTTGTCGATGTCACCGTCTCCAAGGCCCCTGGCGTAGGCTGCAGCAGGCCCTGTCAGTCCCTGATCCGCCCAGAACTGCGTCCACAGATATTGTTCCTTGTTCGTGGTATGGATACTCGCGGGGAAGTAAATAGGCGGCTTACCGGCAAAGGCTGCCTGCCGGGAAACAGATGTGATCGTAGGTATCCAGGCAAAAACCGCGTTTTCTCGGAAGCGATATCCGGGGCGTTGTTCGGCGAGCTCCTTACGCAAGACAATCCACTGATCCATCGCAAGACCGTCCACCAGAATGAATGCAACTTTGTGTTCCCTGGCATCGTTGATGTATCGGGCGAGAAAACGAGGGATGTGATGGAGCATGACCGGTGGAACCGGAGGCAGATTTATCAGTCCCGCATAGCGCTTTTTCAACCAAGCTACAAACGCAGTATCGATTTGAGTCTGCAGAGTCGTTATCTTTTGTCGTGTTGCTTCAGACAATACGGTGCCAGATTCCAAAGCCAGGGCGACAAGCTCGGCCCAGGTCCTGGCAAAACGGAACCAGTTGTCATACCGCGAGTCCTCTTTCGGAATGTCAGATTCCATGTTATCAAGAAGGCCGTCCAGTCGTCGCGTCCGATTCGCCTGTTTATCGGTGCGGATGCCGATGGCAAGCCAGCTCTTTGACAAAGATTCGGGGAGTTTTGCGGGAACCGCTTGAAGTAATCCTTCGATAAACAAATTGTCGATATAAATACGAATATCATCGTGATCGAAGGGTAAATAATGAGGTGTGCTCAATGCGGAGTGCAATTCAGGCTCCCTGACTTCGCGTACAGCGCCTCGCAATTCTTTGGCCGCATAATTGTCAATAAAAATGGGCCAACGTTCCTGGAGGAAGGTGAAAAATGCCTCCCGATCCGGGATGATCGTCTCAAGCGGCCAGTCATTAAAGCTATTATGCTGACGGACTAATTGAATAAAGTGTTTGTCCAGAATTGTCGGGATACGCTGTTCACGGTAATGACGGCGGAGTAACATGCGGAGCAGATCAGAAGGCTTTTTGACGAGTTCAGGCGCAATCTCAAATACATGTCTCAGGATGAATTCCTTGGTGGCATTATCGCCCAGAACACCGGGCGCATATCGCTTTTGGGCTTCGTAGAGTGCATCAAAGTCCCCACGATCCAAGGCTGTTACGACCGGATAACTCAGGGCAGGGAATATCTCCCCAAGATTGAAATGAAGCTTTCTACCGGCTTGCAGTAGATCGTAAGGCAGGAAAACGAGATTATCAATTCCGGCATGCAGGATAACAACCAAATCAGTTTGCTTACCTTGATCCCATCGAGAACGGAATTTAGATTCGTAGGCATAGCGAAATGCGACATGATCCTCGAAAGGGATCAGCTCGAAACCCCGCTCACGAATCCCGTGCAGAATACCTTCTTCCAAAAGAAGGCCATCCTGATCAGCCACCAGCGTCAGGTGGGCAACCTGGGGAGTGAACTCCCGAAGAACTTGGCTTCGCCAAGATTCTTCGGGCAGTGATGAGGGATGGGTTATGAGTGCTGAGTTTTCTGTCATCTGGTCGTTCGTCTTTTCTCTACGGAAACTCTGAGGCCAC from Pseudomonadota bacterium carries:
- the pglZ gene encoding BREX-3 system phosphatase PglZ, with the protein product MTENSALITHPSSLPEESWRSQVLREFTPQVAHLTLVADQDGLLLEEGILHGIRERGFELIPFEDHVAFRYAYESKFRSRWDQGKQTDLVVILHAGIDNLVFLPYDLLQAGRKLHFNLGEIFPALSYPVVTALDRGDFDALYEAQKRYAPGVLGDNATKEFILRHVFEIAPELVKKPSDLLRMLLRRHYREQRIPTILDKHFIQLVRQHNSFNDWPLETIIPDREAFFTFLQERWPIFIDNYAAKELRGAVREVREPELHSALSTPHYLPFDHDDIRIYIDNLFIEGLLQAVPAKLPESLSKSWLAIGIRTDKQANRTRRLDGLLDNMESDIPKEDSRYDNWFRFARTWAELVALALESGTVLSEATRQKITTLQTQIDTAFVAWLKKRYAGLINLPPVPPVMLHHIPRFLARYINDAREHKVAFILVDGLAMDQWIVLRKELAEQRPGYRFRENAVFAWIPTITSVSRQAAFAGKPPIYFPASIHTTNKEQYLWTQFWADQGLTGPAAAYARGLGDGDIDKVREIISHPQIRVAGIVVDKVDKIMHGMELGAAGMLNQVHQWAMQGFMSELIDTLLDQGFQIFLSSDHGNIEAKGCGRPAEGAVADVRGERVRVYPDDLLRAAVKERFPDAIEWPSLGLPDDYRALLAPHRKAFIRKSETIVGHGGISIEELIVPLIQIERRET